The following proteins are encoded in a genomic region of Arthrobacter jiangjiafuii:
- the mftC gene encoding mycofactocin radical SAM maturase (MftC is a radical SAM/SPASM enzyme that catalyzes the first two steps in biosynthesis of the electron carrier mycofactocin from the terminal Val-Tyr dipeptide of the precursor peptide MftA.), whose protein sequence is MTLIQDVPARQAATHKPTTLVDLFETGLDAPICLTWELTYACNLSCVHCLSSSGRRDPRELSTEECKAVIDELQRMQVFYVNIGGGEPTVRSDFWELVDYATAHQVGVKFSTNGVKITPQVAQRLAASDYVDVQISLDGATAEVNDHVRGPGSFDTAMRAMQNMADAGFTGFKISVVCTRQNIPQLDEFKAIADRYKAQLRLTRLRPSGRGADVWDELHPTADQQRELYDWLVAHGEDVLTGDSFFHLSAYGGALPGLNMCGAGRVVCLIDPVGDVYACPFAIADEFLAGNVRSPGGFTEVWRHSELFTELRSPQTGGACASCAFYDSCRGGCMAAKFFTGLPLDGPDPECVRGLGAEALDNRTAAAPRSGVDHSHRTSPPRPRSGPVPVTISRRRVEQPPVSACAENPLAGFSPDTPGSGGCGCSN, encoded by the coding sequence ATGACCCTGATCCAGGATGTTCCCGCCCGCCAGGCAGCGACCCACAAACCGACCACACTGGTGGACCTGTTCGAGACCGGTCTGGACGCCCCGATCTGCCTGACCTGGGAGCTGACCTACGCCTGCAACCTGTCCTGCGTCCACTGCCTGTCCAGCTCCGGCCGCCGGGATCCTCGAGAACTGAGTACCGAGGAGTGCAAGGCCGTCATCGACGAGCTGCAGCGGATGCAGGTGTTCTACGTCAATATCGGCGGCGGAGAACCGACGGTCCGCTCCGACTTCTGGGAGCTCGTGGACTACGCGACGGCGCATCAGGTGGGCGTGAAGTTCTCCACCAACGGCGTGAAGATCACTCCGCAGGTAGCGCAGCGCCTGGCGGCCAGCGACTACGTCGACGTGCAGATCTCGTTGGACGGCGCCACCGCCGAAGTCAATGACCACGTGCGCGGTCCCGGATCCTTCGACACCGCGATGCGGGCGATGCAGAACATGGCGGATGCGGGCTTCACCGGCTTCAAGATCTCCGTGGTCTGCACCAGGCAGAACATCCCGCAACTCGATGAATTCAAGGCCATCGCCGACCGGTACAAGGCCCAGCTGCGGCTGACCCGGCTGCGTCCGTCAGGCCGCGGCGCCGATGTCTGGGACGAACTGCATCCCACCGCCGATCAGCAGCGCGAACTCTACGACTGGCTGGTGGCCCACGGCGAGGACGTCCTGACCGGCGACTCGTTCTTCCACCTCTCCGCGTACGGCGGCGCCCTGCCGGGCCTGAACATGTGCGGCGCCGGGAGGGTGGTGTGCCTGATCGACCCGGTCGGCGATGTGTACGCCTGCCCGTTCGCCATTGCCGACGAATTCCTCGCCGGCAACGTCCGCAGCCCCGGCGGATTCACCGAAGTGTGGCGGCACTCGGAGTTGTTCACCGAACTGCGCAGCCCGCAAACCGGCGGAGCCTGCGCATCCTGTGCCTTTTACGATTCGTGCCGCGGCGGCTGCATGGCCGCCAAGTTCTTCACCGGTCTGCCGCTGGATGGTCCGGACCCCGAATGTGTCCGCGGCCTGGGCGCCGAGGCGCTGGATAACCGCACGGCTGCCGCGCCCCGCTCCGGCGTCGACCACTCCCACCGGACCTCTCCCCCGCGGCCGCGCTCCGGTCCGGTGCCCGTGACCATTTCCCGGCGCCGTGTGGAGCAACCGCCCGTCAGCGCCTGCGCGGAAAACCCGCTGGCCGGGTTCTCCCCCGATACGCCGGGTTCCGGCGGCTGCGGCTGCAGCAACTAA